AGCATATAATCTTCTATTACGACACTTTTTGAATCACTCATACTTTGCATATTTTGATTATAGCGACTTTCAGGTGGAAGAGCAAGCATTGACGCATTCCTTTTTGACTCAGTCGTCAAGTTAGTGAAGGAACTTGTGGTTTGACTGGGGTCCACTGCGTTTATACTTACACGTTTCAATAGTTTATGAACAGCAATCAAATGCGCATCGTACAGAAGTGACGATAAGTCAGCATAAGTATAACCATCTGTTAAAGTTGacaatttctttaacaTGGCCGCATTTTCAATATGGAATCGGTTTGCCAATTTCTGTAAAACTTCAAGTCTTTCTTCTTCGTTAGGCAAATCACAGAATATCAGCTTATCGAGACGACCAGGACGTAATAATGCAGGATCAATCATATCAGGCCTAGTAGTAGCTGCCACAATGTAAACACCATCTAAGCTCTCAGCTCCATCCATTTGTGTAAGTATTTGATTAACAACTCTGTCCGTAACTCCAGTACTATCTTGTCCTCTTCTGGGTGCTACTGAATCAAATTCgtcaaaaaacaaaacacaCGGCTTGGCCATTTGAGCTCTACTGAACAAATCTCGAACACCCTGCTCCGATTTCCCAATATACTTATCCAAAAGTTCGGGCCCTTTTATGCTTATAAACTGAACTGGAAAAGTACTTGAAATTGCGGAAGCCAAATACGTTTTGCCGCACCCGGGATAACCAAAAAGTAGAATTCCCGTGGGAAGGCGAAGCCTACATTGTTTATATATGAGAGAGTATTTAACAGGAGACTCTATTATATCTCTCACAGCTTCTTTCGCTTCTTGCATGCCCGCAATATCAATCCACCGAATACTGGACTTGACAAATTTAGCTTTCCGAAGCTGCAATGGGACAAAATCTTTTAAGGTCTTCTCAATCAATCCcttattcattaaatgtTTTGGCCCATTTTGTATCTTTTCAACAAAAGCTTCAGACAGTAATCGTTTCACGAATAAAACTAAATCTGTCATCAGGTAGCCTTCCGTTTTAActgaaataaattcaatacTATCCATAGTTATATCAGAGAAATTTTCTTGAAAGATAGTTGttaaaatttctttcctcCTAGTCACAGCAAGCGATGGTAGAgctatttttatttgaaaaagcaaaggcaaaactaaattttctgagaaagttaaaaattccTCCCCAAATCcaatgaaaattatttttctttttctttttaaattaattatttgatGTTGCAAAAATGCTATTTCTCGCTCTTCCACAAATCCAAGCTCCCCATTTTCATTTGAGGAAGATATAAGACAATGAACATCATCTAGATAAATTATTGAGGGTTCGTACCTCTCTGCTTGTATAAATACATTGTTCCAAAAGCTTTGGAATTTGGCAAAAGATGATCGATCGATTTCTGAACAAGATACAATCATCTGGAAATAGATTGAGTTAAGAGAATAATAATCAAACAATGAGTGAactaaatttgattttccaCAACCTTTGGGTCCATTGATATAGATATTTTGGTGCAAGAATACAGCATTTCGTACTTGCGCAAATTCATGCGGAAACGGCTGCATAGACAAACGAGGACTATTATTTCTTATACCTGCATTTACTGGGACGTTTGTATCACttgtaatttttatatcttGAATTGGATTTTTAACAACACCACTGAGTCCGCTAACAGAATAAGAAACTGCTATGTCAACAAGTTTTAAAGTCATGCCGTCCATTAAATAGCTGTTTTTTAGCTTGGCAGCCACCAGCTCAGAACTCAAGTTGCTTTCTGGTGGAAGACCCTTTTGCT
Above is a genomic segment from Schizosaccharomyces pombe strain 972h- genome assembly, chromosome: III containing:
- the pex1 gene encoding AAA family ATPase Pex1 → MRCIVSYKSLRSCLVNVPELLLESISEPVQNYAVQAVVCKNDIKKTFYFGISGIPSQFSFEIDSTYAHTLKLAENQEINLSIIDCTHEIEQLEIEPVTSNDWEIAERNAAWLEENLLVQYRVATTERFIIYLPSGTFIQFQPLKLIPSSLCGRLLRTTEVLITPKPNTSAIEVKENRKVNLRCVVENRLLPDSVTADSPALCVFLPLNFPDRPDVVYMDGGNLKSTIVCQCVSCPFQIPGHFFISKSLALSYSIKTGFKFQIWKAHNPPSSSKFILEQKGLPPESNLSSELVAAKLKNSYLMDGMTLKLVDIAVSYSVSGLSGVVKNPIQDIKITSDTNVPVNAGIRNNSPRLSMQPFPHEFAQVRNAVFLHQNIYINGPKGCGKSNLVHSLFDYYSLNSIYFQMIVSCSEIDRSSFAKFQSFWNNVFIQAERYEPSIIYLDDVHCLISSSNENGELGFVEEREIAFLQHQIINLKRKRKIIFIGFGEEFLTFSENLVLPLLFQIKIALPSLAVTRRKEILTTIFQENFSDITMDSIEFISVKTEGYLMTDLVLFVKRLLSEAFVEKIQNGPKHLMNKGLIEKTLKDFVPLQLRKAKFVKSSIRWIDIAGMQEAKEAVRDIIESPVKYSLIYKQCRLRLPTGILLFGYPGCGKTYLASAISSTFPVQFISIKGPELLDKYIGKSEQGVRDLFSRAQMAKPCVLFFDEFDSVAPRRGQDSTGVTDRVVNQILTQMDGAESLDGVYIVAATTRPDMIDPALLRPGRLDKLIFCDLPNEEERLEVLQKLANRFHIENAAMLKKLSTLTDGYTYADLSSLLYDAHLIAVHKLLKRVSINAVDPSQTTSSFTNLTTESKRNASMLALPPESRYNQNMQSMSDSKSVVIEDYMLMEALKKNSPSLNSEEFEHLSNLYRDFRSKLFEPELNARNTDVGSKTRQI